The Nicotiana tomentosiformis chromosome 2, ASM39032v3, whole genome shotgun sequence genome includes the window GTAATCAACTGGTAACAATTAATAATTTGTTAAATTATAaaccttcaaaaaaaaaaaaatcaaaagtagtTAAACGTTAATTGTGTTCAATCAAATATTACAAAAATCATAAATTCAGGAACTGGAAAAGCGCAAAATTTTCTTCCTCTTTCAATATAGTTTCACGTGAATTAATAGGTTTACTTGGCCGCCGCCCCCAAACCAAAACCCAGACAACAATCCACAACGCACCAAAAGAATAAAAGGGCAGCCGGTACGCTAAGCTCTCACTATACGCGAGGTCAAAAAAGAGTCAGACCACAAGAGTATTGTACGCAATCTTATCTtacatttttataaaaaaattatttttaaggctTGAACCGGTAATCTCCGTGTCAGCAACTTTACCTTGGCGCCAAGGCTCCCTTCGACGTACCAAAAGAatgaagaaaagaaataaaaatggaAGTAGTATTTGGAAGGGAGTGGTAGAGTTTGAACGAGACAAGGAAACTACAGCTGTGTTTTGTACGAGGCCTGCGTTGTCACGACGCTTATTGCCACACGAAATATCCCTTGGTTCTCATATGTCACACTATTTTCGGGGAAAAAACGAGAGGTCACAAATTTCACAAAATACACGTGTCAATTTTTCATTAAAACGCGCTTCCTTAGCCCAAGTCCTCATCTGCGTATATAAATAGGGTACTCACGTCTCCATAACATTATGTGCTTCGCCGAGTCTCAACAAAACAATTCCTAAACAGACCCAAATTCTCTCTTCCTATCCCTTATTTTGCTGCTTAATATTCTTTGATTCACAAGTTCAAATCTTTCTTCTGTTAAAGAACAGTGAAGGAGGTCGCACTGCGATTCTACATCTGCTTATTTCACCAATTTTTGTAAGTTTAATTTCCGTTACTTTATATCTGTCTGTTTTCCTTTATGATTTTGCTCTTTGTCGCTGTTGATTTGGATAATGCTTGGCGTTGTTGTGATTAAAGTTCTAATTTTCCCCCTTATTTTGCGGCGAATAGCACCTTCTTTGtacaattttcataatttttctggCTGTTCGACCACATCAAAGGGCCCTTTAACAGATTGGTTTTTCTTTTGATGTTAGGAGAGCCCTTTTATTACTATTTAGGTTTGTCTTTGAAAAATTAGTGTTTGGTTTGTCTGTTGAAGAAAACATATCAAAGCTCTTAAACATTGTTAGACTTTAATTTCTTATTGGTGAAATTGCATGGATGAAATTGACAGAATAAAATCGGTTATACCTTAGATGCTGATTAAACCTATTtaactatttttaatttttttgaaaaaataaaaacttttttTGTTAGTTATGGCTTTATTCTATGCAGGGGTAGTAATGGCTTAAAAATACCACTCCCTATATTTTTTGTCTGGgttttttcttatggaattatttGTATATGATTTACCTTCTCAAATGTTACTACTATTGTTTTTGTGAACTATGTAGTGTATCTCAACGTTCAACGACAAAGTGGAATTGAAAAATCTTTTGTATATTGAGACACATAGTAAACTTACACCATCATGCTTTGTTTTCTGCTTGATAGTTACATCGTCTTTCAATGCAGTTATCTGTCTTTTTCCTTATTGTTTTTTGAACTTTTGTTTTTCTGAAGGAAATAATTAGCTAAGCAAGATGAAGATAAAGATATATATGAAATATAAGAAAAGTAATTACAGATAACCAATAACAATCATATGAATAAACTAATTCTAAAAGGCTGCTACTAGATGTAGTATATGAATTTAAATAGTCCGATCTCCAATTCCATTATACATTTTTGATTTCTGATTCAAAGAGTAATTTGAAGTTAGTTGTCTTTTACTAAATTTACTGAAATTATAATGTCGCTTAGTGCCCGCCTTGAAGGCATGGCCCCTGAGTCAAAGAGTTTAAGAGTAAAGGTATTAAAACTGTATAGAACCACAATTTGGGGCTCATGTTTATCCTTATATTCCTACTCATACTTCCAGGAGCTACCCTTTTAGTTACCAGAATAGATAAGGCAAGCTCTTTTGGTTCAGTATAGAAAGAGCCAACTTAAACATAGTAACAACCATTTACTGGTTTGTACCAAAGTTCAAAAGCACATACCATTTACAACTATCAAGGCCAAACTTCTTATTGTTTTCATTCATAATTGCTGATCTATATGCTAATTGGGCTTAGTTGTCCATAAAATTGTCAAGGCTTCTTATTGTTTTTTTCTGACCATCTTATTTCTTTTCAATGTAATGAGCAGGTAGGAATCGATGAACTAATGGACTCTAAAGGAGGGAAGAAGAAGTCTAGTAGTAGTTCCTTATGTTACGAAGCTCCCCTTGGTTACACTATTGAGGACGTTCGACCAAACGGAGGAATCAAGAAATTCAGATCCGCTGCTTACTCCAACGTGAGTCAACTTAGCCTTCACCATGTGTATCTAAGTTGTTTATATCTTTTGTGTATACATGCTAACTGTTTGCTTATCTCTGTCTTTTTTGTATGCAGTGCACTCGCAAGCCATCCTGAGATTTCCCGTGATCTAGAATAAACCACCAACGGTGGTTCAAGTAGACAGTAGTTTAATTTTAGAATTCTGTTCTTCTCAACTCTTTTTCTTCATGCCTCATCCTCGTGATAATCTCTTCCAAAAAGTAGTCCTTCCCAAGCACTCTCTTTCAAGCAAGATGGCCGTGCCAGTTTCTGCCATCGGATTCGAAGGATACGAAAAGCGTCTTGAGATTACCTTTTTCGAGTTAGGAATGTCTGATGGCCCGGGATGTGGCCTACGGTCTCTCTCTAAAGACCAATTGGATGAAATTCTGACACCGGCTGCTTGTACCATAGTGTCTTCATTGGCAAATGATGAAGTCGACTCTTATGTCCTTTCAGAGTCTAGCCTCTTTGTCTACTCATACAAGATCATCATCAAAACTTGTGGCACTACAAAACTGCTGCTGTCGATCCCACCCATTCTTAAGTTAGCCGATGCACTTAACCTGAAAGTGAAGTCGGTGAGGTACACTCGTGGTAGTTTTATCTTCCCTGGGGCTCAGCCATATCCACATCGTCACTTCTCTGAAGAAGTAGCCGTGCTTGACAGCTATTTCGGTAAGCTTGGCGCAGGCAGCAGTGCATATGTGATGGGTAATGCTGATAAACAACAGAACTGGCATGTCTATTCTGCTTCAGCTGAATCTGCCAATGCCAATAACCCGAATCCAGTTTATACACTGGAGATGTGCATGACTAATCTGGACAAGAAGAAGGCATCCGTATTTTTCAAGACTCACTCAAGCACTGCTGCTGAGATGACTGAAGTTTCAGGCATTCGGAAGATTCTTCCAGAATCAAACATATGCGACTTTGACTTTGACCCTTGCGGTTACTCAATGAACGCCATCGAGGGGCCAGCAATCTCTACAATTCACATCACACCTGAGGATGGATTCAGCTATGCAAGTTTTGAAGCAGTAGGTTATGATTTCAAAGCCGTAAACTTGACTGCCATGATCGAAAGGGTGTTGTCCTGCTTCGGACCTGCTGAGTTTTCTGTATCAGTACACTGTGACACTCCTGGAAAGGAACTTTACACTGAGTCCGGCCTGGACATCATCGGATACGCCTCTGGAGAAAAGACTACTGAAGTGCTTGGTGAGGGAGGATCACTTACGTACCTCACATTCAGTAGCAATGGTAGCTGTGGATCCCCCAGGTCAATCTTCCATTGCAGTTGGAGCGAGAGCGAGGATGAGGAGATGGAGAAGATATATTAATGAGAAATTTGTTTATTCTCCTTTTTAGTATGCAATACTATAGTTGGTACAGATCCAGCCATGCTTTTCTTATTGGTTTATGAGTCTAGTAGTATTATCAGGTTTTGTTGTTTATATTCAGTAATATGGTATGTCTGGGCATCAAATAAACAGTCTGCGTTGAGTCTATGCAGATCGCAGCTTTATGACGTTTGGTATCAATATTCAGTGTTATGTTGTGTAATAAAACTGTTTGAGACTGATAACATAGTGTTGTCACTGTGGATATATTTGTATTATATGTTCTTTTGATGAGGAAATAGTTGTGTTGTATGTCCTATTGAAATCTTGCTCGTCAACTAAAATCGGCTCTCCCCGTTTTtgacaattatttttttttatctaaaGCACTTATTAGTAAACTGCTGACCTCATCAAGCAGCAATCTGTAACTTCTAAATAGTTCTTAAAAGTAGTTCTGAAATTTGAACTTTTCCTCAATAATGATTTTTGGAACAAATCTCTACGAGTGAAAAatgttttgaaattttttatcAAACAATTATTGGATTGCTCGTTCTTGCTAAGTCACTTATTTCCAAACGGACTGCACTCTCAATCGGGGCTTAAAAACTATCAGCAAAACTACATCTCTATCTGAATCTCACTCTCCCCCTGAGTTATCCTGCACCACAAAATCCCAACAATAATCTTATAGTGCCAGGCAGTGAATCTAAATTAGGTTTTTGTTTTTGGCATTTATTGGCTTTGGATATATTTGCTTCTATATGAGCAGACTATGTGTTAATAATAATATTAGTGATTATTTATGTTCTAGAAAAGTCATAAATGGTGAAAGACAGAGGAAGAATATGGCGTTACAACCTAATGATTCTAAGGTTTTGTTTGGGCATGAGACAGAAGGGAGTATATGTTCCTCTTTAACTCTTCTAGAGAATACAGATGGAGGTTTTTATGCCATTGGATCAAATTCACATGTAAATAATCTGGACCGTCCATTTGTAAAGGATAAAGATTACACATTGGATTCTTTGGGCACATGACCAAGCTGAGTCACTGTATAGGTTTCTGTTATTTTATAGTCCAGTAAATTGTAGACACATGTATAGCTATTTAcatttttcatttattttctttcagAGAAATACTTGTATAAATACAAACAAAGAGAAATGAGAAAGAACACAGAAAATTTTCCAATTCATTCGTTCATCTTCTACATGGTATCAGTCGCCACTTATATTCTGGACTTCTTctgctttctttctttttcatctCTATTTCTTTTCTCCCTTCAATTCAAATGGTTTCTTCATCTGATGCTCCTTATCAGGATGGTGGTTCTAGCACCTCTCCTACTATTGATGCTAGCCAtccttattttcttcacccaTCAGATTCACCCGGTATGACTCTGGTCACTTCTGTCTTCGATGGTCATGGCTATGGAGGTTGGAGGAGGTCTCTTCTCATTGCCCTTTCAGCTAAAAATAAGTTGGGCTTCAATGGGGCTAAACTCTATCacctacaaaagaaaataagTGACTTAATGCAAGGATCAAGTGATATTGCTGGCTATTTCACTAAATTGAAGCTATTATGGGATGAACTTGATGCTCTTTACACTACTGTTACATGTTCTTGTGCCTGCACATGTGGTGGCAAGGTGAAATTGGTTAAGTCTCTTCAAGATGAAAGGTTGATTCAATTTCTCATGGGCTTGAATGATACATATTCTCCTGTTAGGAGCAACATCCTGATGATGTCCCCTCTCCCCAATATCAACATTGCCTATTCTCTGTTAGTTCAAGATGAGAGACACCGGAAAAGCGTATGTGAATCCTCAGTTTCTTGGTGACTCTTCTTCTTTCCTAGCCACACATCAAAATATTTCAGGACAGAAATCTTAATCATCAGACTTTAAAGGGAAGAAGAATAACTTGATATGTTCTCATTGCAAGAAACCAGGCCATTCAGTTGACAAATGCTATCGAATAATTGGTTTCCCTTCTGATTTTAAGTTTACCAAAACTCCTAAGTTTCATGGATCTGTCAAGGGCAATGCTGTTTTGAGTTTCCCTGCACAACCTACAGGAAACACTGGAGGAAATCCTATTACACAAGACCAATTCTCTCAGTTGGTTCACCTGCTTAACCATGCACAGCTTGGTCACACATGAAGCTCAACCACAGATGTTAATGCTAATGTAGTGCAGTGTGCTGGTAACATCTTCAACAATCCTTCTGCTTATCTCACATATGCCAATACTCATTCTTGGATTATTGATTCGGGGGCTTCTGAACATATGTATTATGATACTAAGTTCTTTAGTACTCTTTCTCCTTTACCTACTCTATTGTTCATTAACTTACCTAATTCCTTTAGGGTTAGGGTGACTCATAGTGGGACAATTACTCTTTTTTCTGATCTTGTTCTACATAATGTCTTATTTGTCCCTTCTTTCAGGATCAATCTCATTTCTATCAACAAGTTTTGCACCTAGTTGCATTGTCTCCTAGTGTTTTCTTTTACTAATTGTCTATTGCAGGACCCTTTAGTGAAGACCCTTCTGGTTCTTGGTGAAGTAAGGAATGGGATCTATCTTCTTTATTCAGCTCTTTCTAAGTTTTAGAGTTTTTTCAAGAACAATTTAGTTTCTAAGTCTAGTTTTTTAGCTTCTCCTTGTATTTCAGTTTCCTCTTCTGTTTCTGAATCAGTTCTTATTTCTGTAAGCAGCACTTTTGATGTAAAATTATGGAACATTCGACTTGGCCATATGCTATTTCGGCAATGAAGAGAATCAGTTTTATTTCATCTTCTACTCTTGATTGTCCATGTGATGTTTGCCCTTTAGCAAGGCAGTCTAGATTGCCTTTCCATTCGAGTTATATCAAAATTACTGCTATCTTTGAGTTAATTCATTTGGATACATGGGGACCCTATAAGTCACCTACTTATGAtggtttcaaatattttttaacCATAGTTGATGATTTTAGCAGAGGTACTTGGACTTATCTCATGAGCACTAAAAGCAATGCCTTCTCTTTGATCAAATATTTTTTAGTTATGGTTGAGAGGCAATTTAATACTAAGGTTAAAGAGATTAGATCTGACAATGCTCTTGAATTGGGAGGAGGTTCTAGCATTTCAGAATTCTTTGCTTCTCAGGGTATTTTACATCAAACCTCTTGCACTACTAcccctcaacaaaatggggttaTTGAGAGGAAGCACAATCATCTTTTGGAGACTTCTAGAGCTTTATTGCATCAATCTAAGTTGCATATCTCTTACTAGGGTGAATGCCTACTCACTCCTGCCTTTTTTTATCAATAGGTTCCCGTCTTCTGTTCTCAAAGGTAAAACTACATATCAGATTCTTTTTGGAAAGCCTCAATCCTATGATTATCTTAGGTATTTTGGGTGTTTGTGTTATGCTTCTACTCTGACACATAACAGGTCAAAATTTTCCCATAGAGCTATACCTTGTATTTTTTTGGGATATTCCCATGGGAAAAAGGGATATAAGCTCTTGGATCTTAACACCAAAAGAATTTTTGTTTCCAGGGATATTCAGTATCATGAGTCTGAATATCCCTTTTCATCTATCACCTCTATTTACTTCCCCTTCTCCTCCATCCTCCATAGTTGAGTCTACTCTTCCTAGTCCTAATCCTTCTTCCAGTTCTCCTCCTCCTTCATCTTCCTCACCCCCTTCCTCCTCTTCTTACCCTATTTCATCCCTAAGTCCATCTACCTACCCTATTTCATCCCCCAGTCCATCTCATGTTCCTACTTTAAGAAGATCACAGAGGGATCACATCACACCTGCTTATCTCTCTGATTACATCTGTGGTTCAGTAGTTCTAACTGATTTAACTACTTCTTGTTTTTCCCATCCCATCCCTCTCCCTATTTATTCTTTCACTTCTCTTTCTTTGACTAATCAACAGATGTTTAATTCTATTTTCAACACTTTTGAACCTACTAGCTTCTCTCAGGTTGTCcaacattgtcacgacccaaaattctaacctgtcgtgatggcgcctatctcaatactaggcaagccgaaaatctcaatgaACCACAACTTCTAAatctgaaaatataatatttaaataaaatccgCAAATCTTACAAATACCGATAtaatcactcccaaaacctggtgtcactgagtacatgagcatctaatatgaatacaagtctgaaaaatacggtctataatagtctgagaccaaatacagtaaacaaggagatagagaaggagagacaaggtctgcggaacacggcagctacctcaaaatctcctgaaaatcaactgcgcgaaatgatcaacacccgctatgtccgggacatctggatctgcacacgaaatgcagggtgtagtatgagtacaaccaactcagcaagtaacagtaataactaaggaactgaagataatgacgagctacatagttatAGGTCAccttcagtaattccagcaaagaatagacatgctttcaaatccgacagtttgaatcaaatcaattttatacagttcaatttcatgtaatccggatataaaatctttcagagatttcacaacaatgacagatagcaaccaagtgcaacaacaaatgcaaagcaagtacagcctctcaggcaa containing:
- the LOC104113965 gene encoding S-adenosylmethionine decarboxylase proenzyme-like; protein product: MPHPRDNLFQKVVLPKHSLSSKMAVPVSAIGFEGYEKRLEITFFELGMSDGPGCGLRSLSKDQLDEILTPAACTIVSSLANDEVDSYVLSESSLFVYSYKIIIKTCGTTKLLLSIPPILKLADALNLKVKSVRYTRGSFIFPGAQPYPHRHFSEEVAVLDSYFGKLGAGSSAYVMGNADKQQNWHVYSASAESANANNPNPVYTLEMCMTNLDKKKASVFFKTHSSTAAEMTEVSGIRKILPESNICDFDFDPCGYSMNAIEGPAISTIHITPEDGFSYASFEAVGYDFKAVNLTAMIERVLSCFGPAEFSVSVHCDTPGKELYTESGLDIIGYASGEKTTEVLGEGGSLTYLTFSSNGSCGSPRSIFHCSWSESEDEEMEKIY